The following proteins come from a genomic window of Botrytis cinerea B05.10 chromosome 14, complete sequence:
- the Bcrpl3 gene encoding Bcrpl3, with product MSHRKFEAPRHGSLAYLPRKRASRHRGKVKSFPKDDKTKPVHLTATLGYKAGMTTIVRDLDRPGAKTHKKEVVEAVTVIETPPVIVVGLVGYIETPRGLRSLTTVWAEHLSDEVKRRFYKNWYKSKKKAFTKYAKKHSENSGSSITRELERIKKYCTVVRVLAHTQIRKTPLKQKKAHLMEIQVNGGSVAEKVDFASGLFEKPVEISSIFEQDEMIDVIAVTKGHGFSGVTSRWGTKKLPRKTHKGLRKVACIGAWHPAHVQWTVARAGQDGYHHRTSCNHKVYRIGRGDDPNNAATEFDVSKKAITPMGGFVRYGEVKNDFIMLKGSVPGVKKRVMTLRKSMFVHTSRKALEKVELKWIDTSSKFGHGAYQTAEEKHQFLGTLKKDIAQSS from the exons ATGTCGCACCGTAAATTCGAAGCTCCCCGTCACGGATCCCTTGCTTATCTCCCAAGAAAGAGAGCAAGCCGTCACCGCGGAAAGGTCAAGAG TTTCCCCAAGGATGATAAGACCAAGCCAGTCCACCTTACTGCCACTCTTGGTTATAAGGCTGGTATGACTACCATTGTCCGCGACCTCGACCGTCCTGGTGCGAAGACACACAAGAAGGAGGTCGTTGAGGCAGTGACTGTCATTGAGACACCACCG GTTATCGTTGTTGGTCTAGTGGGTTACATTGAGACTCCTCGTGGTCTCAGATCCCTTACAACTGTCTGGGCCGAACATTTGAGCGACGAAGTTAAGCGCAGATTCTACAAGAACTGGtacaagagcaagaagaaggcTTTCACCAAGTACGCCAAGAAGCACTCCGAGAACAGCGGATCTTCCATCACCCGTGAACTCGAGCGTATCAAGAAGTACTGCACCGTCGTCCGTGTCCTCGCCCACACTCAAATCAGAAAGACTCCtctcaagcaaaagaaggCTCATTTGATGGAGATCCAAGTTAACGGAGGTAGCGTCGCTGAGAAGGTTGACTTCGCCAGCGGTCTCTTCGAGAAGCCAGTTGAGATCAGCTCCATCTTCGAgcaagatgagatgattgatgTCATCGCTGTCACCAAGGGTCACGGTTTCTCTGGTGTCACCAGCAGATGGGGAACCAAGAAGCTTCCTAGAAAGACACACAAGGGTCTCCGTAAGGTCGCCTGTATCGGTGCCTGGCATCCAGCCCACGTCCAATGGACTGTTGCCCGTGCTGGTCAAGATGGATACCATCATCGTACCTCTTGCAACCACAAGGTCTACCGTATCGGACGTGGTGACGACCCCAACAACGCCGCCACCGAGTTCGATGTCTCCAAGAAGGCCATCACCCC TATGGGTGGCTTTGTCAGATATGGTGAGGTCAAGAACGACTTCATCATGCTCAAGGGTTCCGTTCCAGGTGTTAAGAAGCGTGTCATGACTCTCAGAAAATCCATGTTCGTTCACACCTCAAGAAAGGCCTTGGAGAAGGTTGAGTTGAAATGGATCGATACATCCTCCAAGTTCGGACACGGTGCTTACCAAACCGCCGAGGAGAAGCACCAATTCTTGGGTACCCTCAAGAAGGACATTGCTCAATCCTCgtaa